From one Cyanobacterium stanieri PCC 7202 genomic stretch:
- a CDS encoding hypothetical protein (PFAM: S23 ribosomal protein~KEGG: ret:RHE_CH01605 hypothetical protein~SPTR: Putative uncharacterized protein) — MTEVKSYRDLMVWQKSMDLVVICYKLTSQFPKTEIYGLSSQIQRAAVSIPANIAEGKGRNHLGDYIRHLSIANGSLKELETHLMIVGRLGYLKDEELKVTLNKCEEIGRMLHSLMEKLAQKKKE, encoded by the coding sequence ATGACTGAAGTAAAAAGTTATCGAGATTTAATGGTATGGCAAAAATCAATGGATTTGGTAGTGATATGTTATAAATTAACTTCTCAGTTTCCTAAAACCGAAATTTATGGATTAAGTAGTCAAATACAAAGAGCAGCAGTTTCAATTCCTGCCAACATTGCAGAAGGAAAAGGGAGAAATCATTTGGGTGATTATATCCGTCATCTTTCCATTGCTAATGGCTCACTTAAGGAATTAGAAACTCATTTGATGATTGTGGGACGATTAGGTTATCTTAAAGATGAAGAATTAAAGGTTACTTTAAACAAATGCGAAGAAATTGGCAGAATGCTACATAGCTTAATGGAAAAATTAGCCCAAAAGAAAAAAGAGTAA
- a CDS encoding septum site-determining protein MinD (PFAM: CobQ/CobB/MinD/ParA nucleotide binding domain~TIGRFAM: septum site-determining protein MinD; cell division ATPase MinD, archaeal~COGs: COG2894 Septum formation inhibitor-activating ATPase~InterPro IPR010223~KEGG: cyc:PCC7424_3019 septum site-determining protein MinD~SPTR: Septum site-determining protein MinD;~TIGRFAM: septum site-determining protein MinD) encodes MKCRVIVITSGKGGVGKTTITSNLGTAIAQLGKKVCLIDADFGLRNLDLLLGLEQRVVYTIMDALAGECTLEKAIVRDKRTEGLHLLPAAQNRTKDAITPEQMKEVIEQLKPNFDYILVDCPAGIEMGFRNAIAAATEALIVTTPEIAAVRDADRVVGLLESEAMPSIRLIINRLRPEMVQMDEMIGVEDILDLLVVPLMGIVPDDKRIITSSNRGEPLVLSKEPSLPAIAIKNIAKRLEGADVPYLDLMASQDTFFTRIKRFLGMSEKK; translated from the coding sequence ATGAAATGTAGAGTTATTGTAATTACTTCTGGTAAGGGGGGAGTGGGAAAAACCACCATCACCTCCAATTTGGGTACAGCCATCGCCCAATTAGGAAAAAAAGTTTGTTTAATAGATGCCGATTTTGGTCTAAGAAACCTAGATTTATTGTTAGGATTAGAGCAAAGGGTTGTATATACTATTATGGATGCCCTAGCAGGGGAATGTACCCTAGAAAAAGCTATTGTGAGGGATAAACGTACAGAGGGTTTACATTTATTACCTGCTGCCCAAAACCGCACCAAAGATGCTATCACCCCCGAACAAATGAAGGAGGTTATCGAACAACTAAAACCTAATTTTGATTATATTCTTGTGGATTGTCCTGCAGGGATTGAAATGGGCTTTAGAAATGCGATCGCAGCGGCGACGGAGGCTTTAATTGTAACCACTCCAGAGATTGCGGCTGTCAGAGATGCGGATAGAGTTGTGGGTTTATTAGAAAGTGAAGCAATGCCCAGTATTCGTCTAATTATTAATCGTTTACGTCCTGAAATGGTACAAATGGACGAAATGATTGGGGTTGAGGATATTCTCGATTTACTGGTAGTTCCTTTAATGGGAATTGTACCTGATGATAAAAGAATTATTACATCTTCTAATCGTGGTGAACCCTTAGTATTGAGTAAAGAGCCTTCTTTACCTGCCATTGCCATCAAAAATATTGCCAAAAGATTGGAAGGGGCTGATGTACCCTATCTCGATTTGATGGCATCCCAAGATACTTTTTTCACCCGAATTAAACGTTTCTTGGGGATGTCTGAAAAAAAATAA
- a CDS encoding cell division topological specificity factor MinE (PFAM: Septum formation topological specificity factor MinE~TIGRFAM: cell division topological specificity factor MinE~COGs: COG0851 Septum formation topological specificity factor~InterPro IPR005527~KEGG: cyt:cce_2473 cell division topological specificity factor MinE~PFAM: Septum formation topological specificity factor MinE~SPTR: Cell division topological specificity factor;~TIGRFAM: cell division topological specificity factor MinE), with protein MKNIFTSITSWGSTEKSGRSAKNRLQLVLAHDRAGVNPELIEKMRLEILEVVNRYLDIDIEEMDFSIQSSDRTTSLKANLPIKKIKRNQEI; from the coding sequence ATGAAAAATATTTTTACTTCCATTACCTCTTGGGGTTCTACGGAAAAAAGCGGTAGAAGCGCCAAGAATCGATTACAGCTAGTCTTAGCCCATGATAGGGCAGGGGTTAATCCTGAGTTGATCGAAAAAATGCGCTTAGAAATTTTGGAGGTAGTTAATCGCTATCTTGACATTGACATTGAAGAGATGGATTTTTCTATTCAAAGTAGCGATCGCACTACATCCTTAAAAGCCAATTTACCCATTAAAAAAATCAAAAGAAATCAAGAAATTTAA
- a CDS encoding MscS Mechanosensitive ion channel (PFAM: Mechanosensitive ion channel~COGs: COG0668 Small-conductance mechanosensitive channel~InterPro IPR006685~KEGG: cyt:cce_1820 small mechanosensitive ion channel~PFAM: MscS Mechanosensitive ion channel~SPTR: Putative small mechanosensitive ion channel, MscS family), whose product MENITNIIEFLQAQEGYQVFLNFIYEFGFFTFCLLLSFLVGRYTPFFVKVIISKFSQKPLNEFYQGIIDPLKNLFRLAGTFILWSLSLNFIRNYEGLYNFLQFIIDLSLILIIAWLASRLFRQVIIVYGINLIQKLGKEVDELLLVMETIVNVLIGFIAALAFARRLDINLVGLIASVGLGGVAIAFAAQKTLEQLLGTCVIYLDRPFTVGEYIRLNTGLYGRVESIGLRSTKIRLPGKGTLMILPNSMMANIEIENVTRGKKVMVLLYLDFANTLEDSEKALVEDVVKKCTNALFGIDPDSTKVALFLPENQQETRARVTFFILGSNESSIKLRKRLLELANDKISQQLITHGINFTMQEPTIYVDSPVTL is encoded by the coding sequence ATGGAAAATATTACAAATATAATAGAATTTTTACAAGCCCAAGAAGGCTATCAAGTTTTTTTAAACTTTATTTATGAATTTGGTTTTTTTACATTTTGTTTATTACTTTCATTTTTGGTCGGTAGATATACCCCATTTTTTGTAAAAGTTATTATTTCTAAATTTTCTCAAAAACCATTAAATGAATTTTATCAAGGAATAATTGATCCCCTCAAAAATCTTTTTCGTTTGGCAGGAACATTTATTTTATGGTCATTATCCCTGAATTTTATTCGTAATTATGAGGGATTATATAACTTTTTACAATTTATCATTGATCTGAGTTTAATCCTAATTATTGCTTGGTTAGCTTCTCGTCTATTTCGTCAGGTGATAATTGTCTATGGTATTAATTTGATTCAAAAATTAGGTAAGGAAGTAGATGAATTATTGTTGGTCATGGAAACCATTGTTAATGTTTTAATTGGTTTCATTGCCGCTTTGGCTTTTGCGAGAAGATTAGATATTAATTTGGTAGGTTTAATAGCTAGTGTGGGTTTGGGGGGTGTGGCGATCGCCTTTGCAGCCCAAAAAACCCTCGAACAATTATTAGGTACTTGTGTAATATATTTAGACCGTCCTTTTACTGTGGGAGAATATATTAGATTAAATACAGGCTTGTATGGCAGAGTAGAATCCATCGGCTTGAGATCAACTAAAATTAGACTACCGGGTAAAGGTACCCTGATGATATTGCCTAATTCCATGATGGCAAACATTGAAATCGAAAATGTGACAAGGGGTAAAAAAGTAATGGTATTGTTATATCTTGATTTTGCCAATACCCTTGAAGATAGCGAAAAAGCCCTAGTGGAAGATGTGGTAAAAAAATGTACCAATGCTTTATTTGGTATTGATCCTGATAGTACCAAAGTGGCTTTATTTTTGCCAGAAAATCAACAGGAAACTAGGGCAAGGGTAACATTTTTTATTCTTGGTTCTAATGAAAGTTCTATAAAGTTGAGAAAGAGATTATTAGAACTTGCCAACGATAAGATTTCTCAACAGCTTATTACCCACGGTATCAACTTTACCATGCAAGAACCGACCATTTATGTTGATTCTCCTGTTACTTTGTAA
- a CDS encoding MscS Mechanosensitive ion channel (PFAM: Mechanosensitive ion channel~COGs: COG0668 Small-conductance mechanosensitive channel~InterPro IPR006685~KEGG: cyc:PCC7424_1410 MscS mechanosensitive ion channel~PFAM: MscS Mechanosensitive ion channel~SPTR: MscS Mechanosensitive ion channel), with amino-acid sequence MIDTLLNSDPALQIGILVTFAVLIFLTTIYLQKLGNFISNKFVSPDGSSFYKDVIQPDLNLVVLLWFLGLLDIYILVNEEPKIVKVAEIFLSLGIAVLTIWLITRWFRILFDKYLLNVALKSDKKINSEFLIVGKFVANAVIVLLIVFIFSQVHKINLFGLLASLGIGGLAIAFAAQKTLEQVLGGIVIYLDRPFSIDDYIGLPDGVFGRVESIGLRSTKIRLSGKGTLMIIPNSALTQANIENYTGAKKIISLVYFTFYTPLDEDERALIRQIIIESTKDIFGIDPKNTGVKFEEVNQGRNKSFTQAQVSFFLLGSERVSMDLRRQLLDIARENITLQLKNYGINFTIEDETINVDSPITI; translated from the coding sequence ATGATTGATACTCTCTTAAATTCTGACCCTGCCTTACAAATAGGGATACTGGTTACGTTTGCGGTTCTAATTTTTCTGACCACTATCTATTTACAAAAACTAGGTAATTTTATTAGTAATAAATTTGTTAGTCCTGATGGTAGTAGCTTTTATAAAGATGTGATTCAACCAGATTTGAATTTGGTTGTTTTGTTATGGTTTTTGGGGCTATTGGATATTTATATCTTAGTAAATGAAGAACCTAAAATAGTTAAAGTTGCGGAAATTTTTCTCAGTTTGGGAATAGCTGTTTTAACTATTTGGCTGATCACTAGATGGTTTCGTATTTTGTTTGATAAATATCTGCTTAATGTAGCTCTTAAAAGTGACAAAAAAATTAATAGTGAATTTTTAATTGTTGGTAAATTTGTAGCAAATGCTGTTATTGTTTTACTGATAGTTTTTATCTTTTCTCAAGTTCATAAAATTAATTTATTTGGACTTTTGGCTAGTTTAGGTATTGGAGGCTTGGCGATCGCCTTTGCCGCTCAAAAAACCCTTGAACAGGTGTTAGGAGGTATCGTAATCTATTTGGATAGACCTTTTAGTATTGATGATTATATCGGCTTACCCGATGGGGTATTTGGTAGGGTAGAATCCATCGGATTAAGATCTACTAAGATAAGATTGTCAGGTAAAGGAACATTAATGATTATCCCCAATAGTGCTTTAACCCAAGCCAATATAGAAAATTATACAGGTGCCAAGAAAATTATTTCTCTAGTTTATTTCACCTTTTATACTCCCCTAGATGAAGATGAAAGGGCATTAATTAGACAGATAATTATTGAGAGTACCAAAGATATTTTTGGCATTGATCCTAAAAATACAGGGGTAAAATTTGAAGAAGTAAATCAGGGCAGAAATAAATCATTTACCCAAGCTCAGGTAAGTTTTTTCCTGCTTGGTTCGGAAAGAGTTTCCATGGATTTACGCCGTCAATTATTGGATATTGCTAGGGAAAATATTACCTTACAATTAAAAAATTATGGTATTAATTTCACCATTGAAGATGAAACAATTAACGTAGATTCTCCCATCACTATTTAG
- a CDS encoding secretion protein HlyD family protein (PFAM: HlyD family secretion protein~InterPro IPR003997:IPR006143~KEGG: cyt:cce_3059 HlyD family secretion protein~PFAM: secretion protein HlyD family protein~SPTR: HlyD-family secretion protein), which produces MQSTDNRNSSQENLLKRDGQAETTQAPQEKVNLDTSDFEKGVILKQSAVWSRAITWTIMGVTVFAVLWAYFARIEQVVAARGQLRPRNSVQEIQAPINGVVSSVNVEDGQRIEAGSPLLTFDSEASEAQLESLLSIRESLVKENRFYRGLTSSRFSTSVVEQNVMDLELAPEIQALALNRAAVVEEIEFYESQIGSRNGDGLSADQASRLAAANNELDSRSQVAQLKISQLERQRSQNSSQLADAQRQLINDRAVLEQIRNRNRDAIARAEESLRIDEEILANFTPLSEEGAVSRVQTDLQRQKVQDRQASIIEQRSNGRIEEERQQQQIQSRQAQIEQLREEQSRINLEISQAQQELRNTVSVSERDVRDRLAGNNQRLSEIDSQLNRIVVDNEKRIAELDSQISSAQQTLRFQELKAPVSGTVFDLQASPGFVPRSGISEPLLKIVPDPSPENPLIAEGYVTNQDIGFVQIGQQVDVRIDSFSYSEFGDIKGTVQFIGSDALPPDQTYNFYRFPVRVELEQQNLVVRGNPIDLQSGMSVSLNIKVREDRSVLSLFTELFTDKVDSLRQVR; this is translated from the coding sequence ATGCAATCTACCGATAATCGCAATTCAAGTCAAGAAAATCTCTTAAAACGAGACGGACAAGCAGAAACCACCCAAGCACCCCAAGAAAAAGTAAACCTAGATACCTCAGACTTTGAAAAAGGGGTAATCCTCAAACAATCTGCCGTATGGTCCCGGGCCATTACCTGGACGATTATGGGAGTAACGGTTTTTGCAGTATTATGGGCATATTTTGCCCGTATTGAGCAAGTGGTGGCCGCCAGAGGACAACTTAGACCCCGTAATTCGGTGCAGGAAATTCAGGCACCCATCAATGGGGTAGTCAGTAGCGTTAATGTGGAAGACGGTCAGAGAATCGAAGCAGGTTCTCCTTTGCTCACTTTTGATTCCGAAGCCTCGGAAGCTCAACTCGAATCCCTACTTAGTATTCGTGAATCCTTGGTCAAGGAAAATCGCTTTTACCGAGGATTGACCAGTTCTCGTTTTAGTACCTCGGTGGTAGAGCAAAACGTCATGGATCTAGAACTGGCCCCCGAAATCCAAGCCCTCGCCCTCAACCGTGCGGCGGTGGTGGAAGAAATTGAGTTTTACGAATCTCAAATTGGGAGCCGTAATGGTGATGGTCTGAGCGCTGATCAGGCTTCTCGTTTGGCGGCGGCTAATAATGAATTGGATTCCCGTTCTCAGGTGGCACAGCTAAAAATTAGTCAGTTAGAAAGACAAAGGAGTCAAAATAGTAGTCAGTTAGCGGATGCCCAAAGACAGCTAATTAATGATCGCGCCGTACTAGAGCAGATCCGCAACCGTAATCGAGATGCCATTGCCCGTGCCGAAGAAAGTTTGAGAATTGATGAGGAAATTTTGGCAAACTTTACCCCCCTCTCGGAAGAAGGTGCCGTATCAAGGGTACAAACTGATTTACAACGGCAAAAAGTACAGGATCGCCAAGCCAGTATCATTGAACAAAGAAGCAATGGCAGAATTGAGGAGGAAAGACAACAGCAACAAATCCAATCTCGTCAAGCTCAAATCGAACAACTTCGAGAGGAACAATCAAGAATTAATTTAGAAATCTCCCAAGCTCAACAGGAATTGAGAAATACTGTATCAGTCAGTGAAAGGGATGTGCGCGATCGCCTCGCAGGTAATAATCAAAGACTATCGGAAATTGATAGCCAACTCAACCGTATAGTTGTTGATAATGAAAAAAGAATTGCTGAATTAGATAGTCAAATTAGTTCTGCCCAGCAAACCCTTCGTTTTCAGGAACTAAAAGCTCCTGTATCTGGTACGGTGTTTGACCTCCAAGCTAGTCCGGGTTTTGTGCCTCGCAGTGGCATTTCTGAGCCTCTATTAAAGATAGTCCCTGATCCTAGTCCTGAAAATCCTTTGATTGCTGAGGGTTATGTGACTAACCAAGATATTGGTTTTGTACAAATTGGGCAACAGGTGGATGTGAGAATTGATAGTTTTTCCTATAGTGAATTTGGAGATATTAAAGGCACCGTTCAATTTATCGGCTCTGATGCTCTCCCTCCTGATCAAACCTATAATTTCTATCGTTTTCCTGTCAGGGTAGAACTAGAACAACAAAATTTGGTTGTTCGTGGTAATCCTATCGATTTACAATCGGGGATGTCTGTCAGTTTAAATATTAAGGTAAGGGAAGATAGAAGTGTACTCAGTCTCTTTACGGAATTATTTACCGATAAAGTCGATAGTTTAAGACAAGTTCGTTAA
- a CDS encoding cyclic nucleotide-regulated ABC bacteriocin/lantibiotic exporters (PFAM: Peptidase C39 family; ABC transporter; ABC transporter transmembrane region; Cyclic nucleotide-binding domain~TIGRFAM: type I secretion system ABC transporter, HlyB family~COGs: COG2274 ABC-type bacteriocin/lantibiotic exporter contain an N-terminal double-glycine peptidase domain~InterProIPR003593:IPR000595:IPR003439:IPR017940:IPR 005074:IPR017871:IPR001140:IPR010132~KEGG: cyt:cce_2355 toxin secretion ABC transporter ATP-binding protein~PFAM: ABC transporter related; ABC transporter transmembrane region; cyclic nucleotide-binding; peptidase C39 bacteriocin processing~SMART: AAA ATPase~SPTR: Cyclic nucleotide-regulated ABC bacteriocin/lantibiotic exporter;~TIGRFAM: type I secretion system ATPase): MVYTLGSVEEFLPTVAPFDRLSSNEIKQLAQEFNPLKYEMGQIMLVKDKIPPYISIIYEGQARYIGYDPRTSLPLSLKLVSHGNVIGWQSLMRGFACETAIASTPVVALTLAREKFLNLLEQKQNIREYYQNTPGLIEIFDSLGYQLSHRATGEGNLKVLSQEALKTSQVSHLEKGKITQIPPAPDGHIWCFSGGKIKDLAIGATVNPRETIQAETEIRLISLDLQLIEAAHTNSIPEPPNGSSLATEEQKQDPWQENKTPSPTREQPPTVTPKVLMDEDKIPQADNSVLQEQPETLFKEPKKSLKSYPYFSGRSEADIGIACFRMLSKYFNIPYKGDILTRVIKQQVEKSGKLSLEVCGAIGELLGLNSQLVEVPAGAVPRLEAPVLVKLEESLVVIYSTSDKTIVVADPTLGRVREMKTISFLERWGQKGKALLLKKNKETAQQKFGLNWFIPSLIKFKWMLVEVFVASFFVQLFALANPLMIQVIIDKVIVQNSPDTLQVLGIFLVVLAVFEAILSTLRTYSFVDTTNRIDMALGSEIIDHLLRLPLRYFEKRPVGEISTRINELENIRSFLTGTALTVVLDAIFSVIYIVVMFIYSPILTFVSMAIIPIFIVLTYVFSPLIRRQLREKAERNAETQSHLVEVMSGIQTVKAQNIELRSRWEWQERYASYVGTGFRTVITQTLAGSASNFLNQLSQLLVLWVGAYLVLQGELTLGQLIAFRIIAGYVTSPILRLAQLWQNFQQTALSLERLADIVDHPQEGEEDRDNIPMPAIEGNLKYDNVCFRFKPNTPLQLNNVSIEFPAGTFVGIVGESGAGKSTLTKLVARLYEPESGRIMIDGYDVNRVELYSLRRQIGVVPQESLLFEGSIMDNIALTNPDATTEDIIEAAKIAVAHEFIMNLPNGYNTRVGERGASLSGGQRQRIAIARSVLQNPRMLILDEATSALDYNTEAQVCQNLISAFSDRTVLFITHRLGTIKNADTIVVMDKGTIVEVGTHEELMELHARYYYLYQQQLKTEV, translated from the coding sequence CCCCTCAAATACGAAATGGGGCAAATCATGCTAGTCAAAGATAAAATTCCCCCCTACATATCCATTATCTACGAAGGACAAGCCCGTTACATCGGCTATGATCCCCGTACCAGTTTACCCCTAAGTTTAAAACTTGTTAGCCATGGAAACGTTATCGGTTGGCAAAGTTTAATGAGGGGTTTTGCTTGTGAAACGGCGATCGCCTCTACCCCCGTGGTAGCCCTTACCCTAGCTAGGGAAAAATTCCTCAATTTGTTGGAACAAAAGCAAAACATCAGAGAATACTACCAAAACACCCCCGGACTCATTGAAATATTCGATAGCCTCGGCTATCAACTCAGCCACCGTGCCACAGGGGAAGGCAACCTCAAAGTGTTGAGCCAAGAAGCGCTCAAAACATCCCAAGTCAGCCACCTAGAAAAAGGCAAAATTACTCAAATTCCCCCCGCCCCCGACGGTCATATATGGTGCTTTAGTGGAGGAAAAATCAAAGACCTCGCCATCGGTGCCACCGTCAACCCGAGGGAAACCATCCAAGCAGAAACAGAAATCAGGCTCATATCCCTAGATCTTCAGCTGATCGAAGCCGCCCATACCAATAGCATACCCGAACCCCCTAACGGTTCATCCCTAGCCACAGAAGAACAAAAACAAGACCCATGGCAGGAAAACAAAACCCCCAGCCCCACAAGGGAACAACCCCCCACCGTTACCCCCAAAGTCCTCATGGACGAGGACAAAATTCCCCAAGCAGACAATAGCGTTTTACAAGAACAACCCGAAACCCTATTCAAAGAACCAAAAAAATCCCTCAAAAGTTACCCCTACTTTTCAGGTAGAAGTGAGGCCGACATCGGTATCGCCTGTTTTCGGATGTTGAGTAAATACTTCAACATTCCCTACAAAGGAGATATTCTCACCCGTGTTATCAAGCAACAAGTAGAAAAAAGCGGTAAATTATCCCTCGAAGTTTGTGGAGCCATTGGTGAACTTTTGGGCTTGAACAGTCAACTGGTAGAAGTACCAGCAGGGGCAGTTCCCCGACTAGAAGCCCCCGTTTTGGTGAAACTAGAAGAATCCCTCGTCGTCATCTACTCCACCAGTGATAAAACCATCGTAGTGGCAGATCCTACCCTCGGCAGAGTTCGGGAAATGAAAACCATTAGTTTCCTCGAAAGATGGGGACAAAAAGGAAAAGCCCTACTACTCAAGAAAAACAAAGAAACCGCCCAACAAAAATTTGGCTTAAATTGGTTTATACCATCCCTGATCAAATTTAAATGGATGTTGGTAGAGGTATTCGTTGCCTCCTTCTTCGTCCAACTTTTTGCCCTAGCAAATCCTTTGATGATTCAGGTAATCATCGATAAAGTAATCGTCCAAAATAGCCCCGATACCCTACAAGTATTGGGAATCTTCCTCGTAGTTCTTGCCGTATTTGAAGCCATCCTCAGCACCCTGCGCACCTACTCCTTTGTGGATACCACCAACCGCATTGACATGGCTTTGGGTTCAGAAATCATTGACCACCTTTTACGGCTACCTCTGAGGTACTTTGAAAAGCGTCCTGTGGGCGAAATTTCCACCCGTATCAACGAGTTGGAAAATATTAGGTCATTTTTGACGGGAACTGCTCTTACAGTGGTGTTAGATGCGATTTTCTCAGTGATTTATATCGTGGTGATGTTTATCTACAGCCCGATTCTCACCTTCGTATCCATGGCGATTATTCCCATTTTTATCGTCCTCACCTATGTTTTTTCTCCCCTCATTCGTCGTCAACTCAGGGAAAAAGCTGAACGTAACGCCGAGACTCAATCCCATCTTGTGGAGGTGATGTCGGGTATTCAAACGGTGAAAGCTCAAAATATCGAGTTGAGATCCCGTTGGGAATGGCAAGAACGTTATGCCAGTTATGTAGGTACAGGATTTAGAACCGTAATTACTCAAACTCTGGCAGGTTCAGCCAGTAACTTCCTCAATCAACTATCCCAGTTATTGGTGTTGTGGGTGGGAGCTTACCTCGTATTACAAGGGGAGTTAACCCTAGGGCAGTTAATCGCTTTCCGTATCATTGCAGGTTATGTAACTTCTCCTATTTTACGCCTTGCTCAGTTGTGGCAAAACTTCCAACAAACAGCCCTATCTCTCGAACGTTTAGCGGATATTGTGGATCATCCCCAAGAAGGTGAAGAGGATCGGGATAATATCCCCATGCCTGCCATTGAAGGGAATTTGAAATATGACAATGTCTGTTTCCGCTTTAAACCCAATACTCCTTTACAGCTTAATAATGTGAGTATTGAATTTCCTGCGGGTACCTTTGTGGGTATCGTCGGGGAAAGTGGTGCAGGAAAAAGTACCCTAACCAAATTGGTGGCGAGGCTTTATGAGCCTGAGTCGGGACGGATTATGATCGATGGTTATGACGTTAACCGAGTGGAGTTGTACTCTCTCCGTCGTCAAATTGGGGTAGTACCCCAAGAGAGTCTCTTGTTTGAGGGATCGATCATGGATAACATTGCCCTTACTAACCCCGATGCCACCACGGAGGATATTATTGAAGCGGCAAAAATTGCCGTGGCCCATGAATTTATTATGAACTTACCCAATGGTTATAATACAAGGGTAGGGGAAAGGGGTGCATCTTTATCCGGAGGTCAACGACAACGGATTGCGATCGCCCGTTCAGTGTTACAAAATCCTCGGATGCTAATTTTGGACGAAGCCACTAGCGCCTTGGATTATAATACCGAAGCCCAAGTATGTCAGAACCTAATTTCAGCGTTTAGCGATCGCACCGTACTATTTATTACTCACCGTTTAGGAACCATCAAAAACGCTGATACCATCGTAGTAATGGACAAAGGAACCATTGTGGAGGTAGGAACCCATGAGGAATTGATGGAACTACACGCCCGTTACTACTATCTCTATCAACAACAACTCAAAACCGAAGTGTAA